A single region of the Novosphingobium sp. SL115 genome encodes:
- a CDS encoding lasso peptide biosynthesis B2 protein, with protein sequence MPLGQAICEIPKLFRIGPSGLFDLLRAVAELALARYLLARRSVRQLGIPGKAPTLLNGAHSFVPLSAEQRAIVARISYAMQVAPPRVPWRSDCLVQCLAARRWLGTLGIPARVSIGVKREAGGPLLAHAWLVVDDMAASDTVVTGGDLSGFSEFQVPPSL encoded by the coding sequence GTGCCACTGGGGCAGGCCATCTGCGAAATTCCGAAGCTCTTTCGCATCGGCCCCTCCGGCCTGTTCGACCTTTTGCGGGCAGTGGCAGAACTGGCACTGGCGCGATACCTGCTGGCCCGGCGTTCGGTCCGCCAGCTTGGCATTCCGGGCAAGGCCCCTACCCTGCTCAATGGCGCCCACAGCTTCGTACCGCTGAGCGCTGAACAGCGAGCCATCGTCGCACGCATTTCCTATGCCATGCAGGTTGCCCCGCCGCGCGTGCCATGGCGGTCGGACTGTCTGGTGCAATGCCTCGCCGCGCGGCGCTGGCTGGGCACGCTGGGCATTCCTGCAAGAGTCAGCATCGGCGTGAAGCGCGAAGCCGGAGGCCCACTGCTGGCCCATGCCTGGCTGGTGGTGGACGATATGGCGGCGAGCGACACCGTGGTCACTGGCGGCGATCTTTCGGGCTTTTCGGAATTTCAGGTTCCGCCCTCCCTATGA
- a CDS encoding asparagine synthetase B family protein yields MSGIAAIIRFDGHPVDGDAIRRMTGAMAYRGRDGIRHDFRQTFALGHCAFHTTAEALEANMPLASAESGLVIVMDGYLANPDELRAELVTRNARLRNRSDAELVLHAFETWGERCVDHLEGEFAFLICDERQGTVFCAKDHAGMRPLHYHWDGRRLLVASDIAGVLAAGDFVPRLDADSMAEHLASEFYRIDATVWSGVMRLPFASTLIAQQATGTGPVCSRYWQPPLEVRELYRKDEDYFAHYREMLMDCVRRASRSHAPVACEVSGGHDSSALFAMACRLQQRHELPAPDVQGFTMAGEPGSASDEVAFARDVGRFLGKSIHEATPFVPDRSWYEEQVARDRDMPYFPNSVSMANEVAAATAQGCRVLIDGEGGDEFVGGSAFYLNEMIRAGALGDLGAELRRLVARRGWRVTGKALFWSGIRPLGPPAFNGMMRRLRKPRAPWGEHLGIGPHWVSASVQDRLAQLREADWRDDRSWQVADPARRKMWRELLNPWFEQLRDCSSRLVAQLGMELRTPMYSRRYIEFAFALPERLRIRNGMTKYIHLRAMQADLPESVLERRSKAEFSFTFDRHLKAMANVFCEEIPAVAIGEVCGDGLRNLYANYSLTSGAVWELWRVYGCHLLRQQQTDSA; encoded by the coding sequence TTGAGCGGTATTGCTGCCATCATCCGATTTGACGGCCATCCGGTGGACGGGGATGCGATCCGGCGGATGACGGGAGCCATGGCCTATCGCGGGCGTGACGGCATTCGCCATGATTTCCGGCAAACCTTTGCGCTGGGGCACTGCGCCTTTCACACCACGGCCGAAGCGCTGGAGGCCAATATGCCGCTGGCCAGTGCGGAATCGGGGCTGGTCATCGTGATGGATGGATATCTGGCTAACCCCGATGAGCTGCGCGCAGAACTCGTCACCAGAAACGCCCGTCTGCGGAACCGGTCGGATGCCGAACTGGTGCTTCATGCGTTCGAAACATGGGGTGAGCGTTGCGTCGACCATCTGGAGGGCGAATTCGCATTCCTGATTTGTGACGAGCGGCAAGGCACGGTGTTTTGTGCAAAAGACCATGCGGGCATGCGACCGCTGCACTATCATTGGGACGGGCGTCGCCTGCTGGTCGCATCCGATATTGCAGGGGTGCTGGCGGCGGGCGATTTTGTGCCGCGGCTGGATGCAGATTCAATGGCCGAACATCTGGCCAGCGAGTTTTACAGGATCGACGCGACAGTCTGGTCTGGCGTGATGCGGCTGCCGTTCGCGTCGACCTTGATTGCCCAGCAAGCCACAGGAACCGGGCCGGTGTGCAGCCGGTACTGGCAGCCTCCGCTGGAAGTGCGTGAACTTTATCGCAAGGATGAGGATTACTTCGCCCATTACCGCGAGATGTTGATGGATTGTGTGCGGCGAGCATCGCGCAGCCATGCACCGGTGGCTTGTGAGGTCAGCGGCGGGCATGATTCATCCGCCTTGTTCGCGATGGCGTGCAGGCTGCAGCAGCGGCATGAATTGCCTGCTCCCGATGTGCAGGGGTTCACCATGGCCGGAGAGCCGGGCAGCGCTTCGGATGAAGTGGCTTTTGCGCGTGATGTCGGGCGGTTTCTGGGCAAGTCCATCCACGAAGCAACGCCGTTTGTGCCTGACCGGTCGTGGTATGAGGAGCAGGTCGCGCGGGATCGTGACATGCCCTATTTCCCCAACAGCGTGTCGATGGCCAATGAAGTGGCCGCTGCGACTGCGCAGGGCTGCCGCGTGCTGATTGACGGGGAGGGTGGTGACGAATTTGTTGGCGGGTCGGCATTTTATCTGAATGAGATGATCCGTGCTGGGGCGCTGGGTGATCTGGGTGCTGAACTGCGGCGTCTGGTGGCCCGCCGGGGCTGGCGTGTTACCGGCAAAGCGCTGTTCTGGTCAGGGATCCGGCCCTTGGGGCCACCCGCATTCAACGGCATGATGCGCCGCCTTCGCAAGCCGCGCGCGCCGTGGGGTGAACATCTTGGGATTGGGCCGCACTGGGTTTCTGCATCGGTGCAGGACCGGCTGGCGCAGCTTCGCGAAGCCGACTGGCGCGATGATCGATCTTGGCAAGTGGCTGATCCTGCGCGGCGCAAGATGTGGCGTGAGTTGCTGAACCCGTGGTTTGAGCAATTGCGGGATTGCAGTTCCCGGCTGGTCGCGCAGTTGGGCATGGAATTGCGCACGCCGATGTACAGCCGCCGTTATATCGAATTTGCTTTCGCTCTGCCTGAACGACTGCGCATCAGAAATGGCATGACGAAGTACATCCATTTACGAGCGATGCAGGCGGATCTACCCGAATCGGTGCTGGAGCGGCGCAGCAAAGCGGAGTTCAGCTTCACGTTTGATCGTCATCTGAAAGCCATGGCAAACGTGTTTTGTGAAGAAATTCCGGCGGTGGCAATCGGTGAAGTGTGTGGCGATGGCCTGCGCAATCTTTATGCCAACTATAGTTTGACGTCCGGCGCAGTGTGGGAACTGTGGCGGGTTTATGGTTGCCATCTGTTGCGGCAACAGCAAACCGACAGCGCTTAG